One region of Streptomyces rishiriensis genomic DNA includes:
- a CDS encoding PP2C family protein-serine/threonine phosphatase, with protein MNDKAIDYAAVFQELPGMVALLTPELVYADANRDFLRVTGRKHEQLVGRHLFDVFPDNPNDGAASGMRNLEASLHRVLATGEREAMALQRYDVESSERPGEWDERYWSPVNAPVHGPDGSVVLLVHRVEEVTELIRARGGRGTAGDAARAGSRGRVLEAELYTRARELQELNERLRLAHAREREVALALQEAMLPAGRQVGHHRAAVRYRPAVGALNVCGDWYDLVDLVGGNRLGVSVGDVVGHGLEAAGVMGQLRSALSATSRVASGPAEALNVLGRYAHVVDGAESATAVTTFIDFDHHTITYSSAGHPPPALVHTDGRVEFLDRATDPPLDARPTPIPRPQARTSYASGATLALYTDGLVERRREDIDTGLARLADALTRHRDADPEALADAVLLELLPPGGATDDTALVIVRL; from the coding sequence ATGAACGACAAAGCGATCGACTACGCGGCGGTGTTCCAGGAGCTGCCGGGCATGGTGGCGCTGCTGACGCCCGAGCTGGTGTACGCGGACGCCAACAGGGACTTCCTGCGGGTGACCGGCCGCAAGCACGAGCAACTGGTCGGCCGGCACCTCTTCGACGTCTTCCCCGACAACCCGAACGACGGGGCCGCGAGCGGCATGCGCAACCTGGAGGCGTCACTGCACCGGGTGCTGGCGACCGGCGAGCGGGAGGCCATGGCGCTCCAGCGTTACGACGTCGAGTCGAGCGAGCGGCCCGGCGAGTGGGACGAGCGCTACTGGAGCCCCGTCAACGCGCCCGTCCACGGTCCGGACGGCTCGGTGGTGCTGCTGGTGCACCGGGTCGAGGAGGTCACCGAGCTGATCCGGGCCCGCGGCGGCCGCGGGACGGCCGGGGACGCCGCGCGGGCGGGCAGCCGGGGCCGCGTCCTGGAGGCCGAGCTGTACACCCGGGCCCGTGAACTCCAGGAACTCAACGAACGGCTGCGGCTGGCGCACGCCCGTGAGCGTGAGGTGGCCCTCGCCCTCCAGGAGGCGATGCTGCCCGCCGGACGGCAGGTCGGGCACCACCGGGCCGCCGTCCGCTACCGGCCGGCGGTCGGCGCGCTCAACGTGTGCGGGGACTGGTACGACCTGGTGGACCTCGTCGGCGGGAACCGCCTCGGCGTGTCGGTCGGCGACGTCGTCGGGCACGGCCTGGAGGCCGCCGGGGTGATGGGCCAGCTGCGCAGCGCGCTCAGCGCGACCTCCCGGGTCGCCTCGGGCCCGGCCGAGGCGCTGAACGTCCTCGGGCGGTACGCGCACGTCGTGGACGGCGCCGAATCCGCCACGGCGGTCACCACCTTCATCGACTTCGACCACCACACCATCACCTACAGCAGCGCCGGGCACCCTCCGCCCGCGCTCGTCCACACCGACGGCCGGGTGGAGTTCCTCGACCGGGCCACCGACCCCCCGCTCGACGCGCGGCCCACGCCGATCCCCCGGCCCCAGGCGCGCACCTCCTACGCCAGCGGCGCCACCCTCGCCCTGTACACCGACGGACTCGTGGAACGGCGGCGTGAGGACATCGACACGGGCCTCGCCCGCCTCGCCGACGCCCTCACGCGCCACCGGGACGCCGACCCGGAGGCCCTCGCCGACGCCGTCCTGCTGGAGTTGCTGCCGCCCGGGGGCGCGACCGACGACACGGCGCTGGTGATCGTGCGGCTGTGA